A window of Hymenobacter siberiensis genomic DNA:
GACGTGGCCGGGAATGCTTGGTTCTGTTTTTTAGACTTGTTGCGATCTATAAATCAGGTACTAAGTGAAAATTCCAGAGGCCAGCACAGACCTCTAATACATCATCATACAGTTGGTTATGGTGCAGTCTGATTCTATCGCTCAAAATGCGATATCTTTTTAAGCCGCCAATGGAATGTTCCACCTTAATTCGCTCTTTTGCTGGGTACAACCCAAATTGTCGCTATTCCTGCCTGAGTGGGTTGCAGGGTTCAATGCGTTGTCGTACCAAGTGCCACCGATTACTCATCGCGCAAACGCGCAGGGTCAAGACCCGCTGTGCGCCGTTGTTGCTCCAGCGTTGCCCCGCCCGCTTTAAGCGCCGTTGCATCACCGTGCGGTGAGCGGATTCGATGGCCCCCGAGCCAATCAACAACCCGCGTTCGCGGTACGATTTATAATCCATCCGGTCGCGGTTTGATTGCAGGTACGCACCGACGGAATGGCGCAAGGCAGGGGCTATTTTCAACTGCTGGAGGTTTGTCAATACTTCGTATAACTTACTGTCTAATATTAATTTGCGTTGTATATCAAACCAGTCGGCAGCCGCTTGTCCGGTCCCAAGACCCGCCTTTCCGGCTTGGCCAATGTGTTCCATGGCGTGGTAGAGGTCCAAAATCAGCGTTGCCTGCGGACACGTTTTTTCCATCAGCTGACGCAGCCACAGCGCCCCGTCGCTGATAAAAACCAGGTCGCGCGCCCGGCCGTTGTAGGGGGCGATTTGCGTCGCAAATTTGACCCCAAACGCCGCCGCATTCCCTCGATGGCCCACAAAAACGGATGAGGCAATGTGCCCGCCCCGCTCCTCTACGGCGCTCGTTTGCAGGGCTGTAGCCGCAAAAATACGGCCCAGTTTCACTTCTTTGTAGCCTTCGTCAGTCAGCAGCATGGCCCCGTCCGCCTGCGCGTAGACGACCCCCACGGCGGCGGCATCGGCGGCGGCCAGGTCTATATCGTCGGCGATGGCCCCGCCGTAAAAGTGCGTCAGGCGGTCAATTTGGCTGGCCCCCACGGATAGGCCCAGCAACATTTCGACCAACGCGGCGGCCTGTTGATAGACCTCGAATTGCCCCAAAAAAACCAGTTTCTCCTGTAGGTAGGGGCTGATGCCAAACCCGTTCGGATGATGGCTAAATGCCTGATTGTTCGCTATGTGAATCTGACCAAAGCGGGTCGTCATCTTTTTTTTTTCGGCGGTCAGCCGGCACAACGCCGACGTTGCGCTCCAACACTTGACGGCCTAAATCCATCCAGATGGCTTCAAAGGATTTCTCGTAACCGTAAAACGTTGGCTGGGTCGCAAGCGCCTGCAAATCGTCGTATTTTTGCTCGGCCAATGCCAGATATTCAGCCTTGCTCATGGCGGTGGTAGGTGCTGTTGTCATGACACAAGTTAATCCGAATTTAGCGACAATTTGGGTTGCACCCCACCGCACCTATTTTTGCAAGCCACTGACCCATACACCACACTACTACCGCCGCATTCTGGAGATGGTGCGGCCTGAAGACCGGATTGGTACTGGCTCATATAACCGGCGGCTATTTATCACCCACAGCCCCAAGCGGCTGCGCTTTATCGAGAATAATGCGGAAATAGCGGGTATTTGCCAGAAGATGGGCTTCGAAGTGTTGGACTTTGATGAATTAACTTTGCCGGAGCAAATTCAGGCTGTGGGACAGGCCCGCTACGTGGTGGGTATTCATGGGGCGGGCTTGGCTAACATCATTTTCAGGGGTGGCCGTCCCTTGGGGCTACTGGAGATTTATCCGCCCGCGACATATTTCCCCTTTCACAATATAATGTTGGCCAATCAGTTGGGTTATCATTGCGATGGCCTGATTGGTCTGCCAGGCTCTCAGCAATTTTCGGGCGGTTTCCGCGTAGACCCGACCGGGTTCCGCCAGCGCCTAGCAGCGCTGCTGCAACACTAACTATTGAGGCATTCTGCTATGACAACAACGTTCTCCACTAAAATTCTATTACTCATTCCAAACCTGGGGCTGGGGGGGGCGCAACGTGTATTTCACGACCATAGCGTGGAATTGGCCAAGCAATATGCTATAACCGAAGCCGTATTCAACCTGGAAGGCGGCGACCTGTACCCCAGCGGCAACCCGGTGGTGAGCCTAGACGTGAGCGGGGGAGGGGGCACACTGGCCAAAATCCAAAACTTCCGGCGGCGCATCAGCGGCCTGCGCCAACTGCGCGAGCGGCTGCAGCCAGCCGTGGTCATCAGTCACCTCGAAGGGGCCGACTATGTAAACCTGCTGAGCGGCGGCCCAGGCAAAACGATACTTTGTGTGCACGGCTCGAAGCTGCATGATGCCAACATTCGGGGGCCAGTGGGCTGGCTGCGTAAAAACGTGCTGATACCGCTGCTTTACAACCGGGCCGACCGTATCGTGACGGTGAGCCGCGATATTATTCCGGAACTCATCGAAGGGTTTGGGGTGAAGCCGAGCAAACTGCTGACCATCAATAATTTTTTTGAAGTAGCTCAGATTGAAGCGAAAAGTCACGAGCCTTTGTCGGCGGCCGAGGCAGCGGTGTATGCTGCCGCACCGGTACTAGTGACTTCGGGACG
This region includes:
- a CDS encoding transposase family protein, with the protein product MYPAKERIKVEHSIGGLKRYRILSDRIRLHHNQLYDDVLEVCAGLWNFHLVPDL
- a CDS encoding glycosyltransferase family 61 protein, giving the protein MAVVGAVVMTQVNPNLATIWVAPHRTYFCKPLTHTPHYYRRILEMVRPEDRIGTGSYNRRLFITHSPKRLRFIENNAEIAGICQKMGFEVLDFDELTLPEQIQAVGQARYVVGIHGAGLANIIFRGGRPLGLLEIYPPATYFPFHNIMLANQLGYHCDGLIGLPGSQQFSGGFRVDPTGFRQRLAALLQH
- a CDS encoding glycosyltransferase — its product is MTTTFSTKILLLIPNLGLGGAQRVFHDHSVELAKQYAITEAVFNLEGGDLYPSGNPVVSLDVSGGGGTLAKIQNFRRRISGLRQLRERLQPAVVISHLEGADYVNLLSGGPGKTILCVHGSKLHDANIRGPVGWLRKNVLIPLLYNRADRIVTVSRDIIPELIEGFGVKPSKLLTINNFFEVAQIEAKSHEPLSAAEAAVYAAAPVLVTSGRLTLQKNQAPLLDSFAALLRRQPAKLVFVGDGELREMLTARARELGLRVYIAWESMAQLTPDYDVYFLGMQQNPFKYLRPATAFVFPSSWEGFPMALGEAMICGLPVLSTDCPTGPREMLAPATGAPATPLRHAERGAFGMLLPMLTQPATLAADQAVWTEAMAALLADASERQRLGRLARERMQEFTRERIFGQWVQLVEEVSRG